The following coding sequences are from one Diabrotica virgifera virgifera chromosome 2, PGI_DIABVI_V3a window:
- the LOC126879883 gene encoding uncharacterized protein LOC126879883 — MYLSFQKMDNKEKKKRYFEKLRLDPQRLAAHQEKERQRVKAVRAKERDLFKDRPDILESKRKYETLRKQKQRERKRLAKLGEESNFPSVASELGSYKRPQSLGKAVNRVKKVLPDSPSKKQAVVRKLILEYPNLILTKPPRKCTTKLSDEVKKTVKDFFIRDDISYQAPGKRDTKSIKDPVTNKRANVQKRFLVMSVKEAYQQFIQETGLQQVTKTTFYDLRPKHVLLVSDTPHTVCVCKYHGNFNYLLESLHSNKVLNQDLVPNGKELLRKLVCSLNEENCMLGTCSQCKSLVEHELAHVLTVSDYDEGKRIVWKQWVDIEKRPKQVEHSGTVKDVICEIKKQLPTFRVHCYIKNVQSEEFEARRLENNPKSGTLQIDFAENFSLISQDEIQSAHWSHQQVTLFTACVWTGSATSSYTIVSDDLSHQKLSIKVFLYRIIEDILKRFPNLEKLSIFSDGPSSQFKNKYTAGLLCSMQKHFKIDFDWLFFATSHGKGSVDAIGGAIKHRVWIKIKSRQRTISNPFEFYECAKEEIKGTHIIFLPEEDVQNHAQEMEKKWADIKSIPDIRQCHYFMPYDSTSILVARTAKSLMTKHIISKEAEEDLSRQLDLKQRRLRYEDVYSSSDSDDDKMCTPTALPVGEETVVGSWVGVIYDSQWYPGIVENKSEKDITVSFMARVGQRFFWPSKPDIQTLHHVNIMCRIKEPPHPVSNRHFEINGVSLYDEIFKKLNV, encoded by the exons ATGTATTTATCTTTTCAGAAAATGGacaataaagaaaaaaagaaaagataTTTTGAGAAGCTACGATTGGATCCCCAGCGACTTGCTGCACATCAGGAAAAGGAGAGGCAACGTGTGAAAGCCGTAAGAGCAAAGGAGAGAGATCTTTTTAAAGATAGGCCAGATATCTTAGAAAGTAAAAGAAAATATGAAACATTAAGGAAACAAAAACAACGAGAGCGGAAAAGGCTAGCTAAATTAGGAGAAGAGTCAAATTTTCCCAGTGTAGCTTCAGAACTTGGCTCATATAAAAGGCCTCAGAGCTTAGGAAAGGCTGTAAATAGGGTTAAAAAAGTTTTACCAGATAGTCCTTCCAAGAAACAAGCTGTTGTACGGAAACTGATTTTGGAATACCCAAATTTGATATTGACCAAACCTCCTCGTAAGTGTACAACCAAACTCTCTGATGAGGTAAAGAAAACTGTCAAAGATTTTTTTATCAGGGATGATATAAGTTATCAGGCTCCAGGAAAAAGGGATACAAAATCAATTAAGGACCCTGTAACTAACAAAAGAGCTAATgtgcaaaaaaggtttcttgtcatgTCAGTCAAAGAAGCCTATCAACAATTCATCCAAGAAACAGGCTTGCAACAAGTGACAAAGACCACATTTTATGATCTGCGACCAAAACATGTCCTTTTAGTAAGTGATACACCACACACGGTATGTGTGTGTAAATACCACGGAAATTTTAACTATCTTTTAGAATCCTTGCATAGTAATAAAGTATTAAACCAGGATCTTGTACCAAATGGCAAAGAACTATTAAGAAAACTTGTTTGCAGCTTAAACGAAGAAAACTGTATGTTAGGAACTTGTTCCCAATGCAAAAGTTTGGTTGAACATGAACTTGCACATGTGTTAACTGTCAGTGATTATGATGAAGGGAAAAGAATTGTCTGGAAACAATGGGTTGACATTGAAAAAAGGCCAAAACAAGTTGAGCACAGCGGTACTGTAAAAGATGtaatttgtgaaataaaaaaacaattgcCTACATTTAGAGTTCATTGCTATATCAAAAATGTGCAATCAGAAGAATTTGAAGCAAGGAGACTTGAAAATAATCCAAAGTCAGGAACTCTGCAGATTGATTTTGCAGAAAACTTTTCCTTGATTTCACAGGATGAGATACAGTCCGCACATTGGTCTCATCAACAGGTAACTTTATTTACAGCTTGTGTTTGGACTGGTAGTGCAACTTCCTCATACACCATTGTGAGTGATGATTTATCACATCAAAAACTCAGCATTAAAGTTTTTCTGTATAGAATAATTGAAGATATTCTCAAGAGGTTCCCTAATCTGGAAAAACTGTCAATATTCTCTGATGGTCCCTCATCTCAATTCAAAAACAAATATACAGCTGGACTCTTGTGCTCAATGCAAAAACATTTCAAAATTGACTTTGACTGGTTGTTTTTCGCCACTTCCCATGGAAAAGGCTCTGTTGATGCGATAGGGGGCGCCATAAAGCACCGAGTATGGATCAAAATCAAATCAAGACAAAGAACAATTTCAAATCCCTTTGAGTTTTATGAATGTGCTAAAGAAGAAATAAAAGGGACACATATTATCTTTCTGCCTGAAGAAGATGTACAAAATCATGCCCAGGAAATGGAAAAAAAATGGGCAGACATAAAGTCTATTCCTGACATTCGGCAATGCCACTACTTTATGCCTTATGACTCTACGAGCATACTTGTTGCACGGACTGCAAAATCGTTAATGACTAAACACATTATTTCCAAAGAAGCGGAAGAAGACCTCTCAAGGCAATTAGATTTAAAACAGAGGCGCCTACGCTATGAGGATGTCTATTCCTCGTCTGATTCTGATGATGACAAAATGTGTACACCTACTGCACTACCAGTTGGTGAAGAGACAGTTGTAGGATCATGGGTTGGAGTGATATATGACAGCCAATGGTATCCag GGATTGTTGAAAATAAATCGGAGAAAGACATAACTGTCTCATTCATGGCCAGAGTGGGCCAAAGATTCTTTTGGCCATCAAAGCCTGATATCCAAACACTGCATCATGTCAATATAATGTGCAGGATCAAGGAACCGCCACACCCAGTATCAAATCGTCATTTTGAAATCAATGGAGTATCCCTATACGATGAGATTTTCAAAAAACTGAATGTTTAG